Below is a window of Arabidopsis thaliana chromosome 2, partial sequence DNA.
cTGCCTCATGAAACACCTGTACGTTATataatgtgtttgtttttctaacaGAAGTGCCTCATGGAACCCGCTTGGTCTAtatatttaggttttttaatgattttttgttttgttttgatagaTGAATTTCGGCTTCCATTCCCGGTCTATCTCAGGAAGAGGTGGAGTTGAGGCCATCACCAATGATCCGgtatttgttgtgtttaaatttttttatctttttatccccaaatgtttatatattaaacttataTAAATGGTGAATCTGGATAGGTTGATAATCAAGATGAATCAGATGAAATCCCTTTCCCTATCTCAGTTGAGAACTTCACAGGTGCCAGCAACAATGATCAGgtatttgttgtgtttaaagttttatctttttatctcCAAATGTTTATTTAATAAACTTATATAAATGGTGAGTAAGTCAATTGGGATTTATCTGTGGTTTTTCTTGAATTGTGTTtatgattatttgttttgtttgatagaTGAATCTCGATGCCCCTTCGCCAACTTTATGATACGTTTTAGAACACAAACTATAGCAAAAGCAATGTAAATGGAAGaaattttattgataaaagaaagatacaGGTTTTAAGAGATTTGCCTAGAGTCTCTTCCCTCCCCCTTACACCTTGTTTTCACTCAAATACAAGATAAACcctatctctctcttcctattttcttatatagtaCTATCTGCCCTCATCATCTCACAGAGCACCGTTACAGTGATAAGCAATGAGAATGTGACAGCTAATAACTATGATTAAACCTTAACTCTAGTAAAGTTCACCTTAAGTTCTAGAGTCTTCCTTTGgttccttcttcttactctttctGCTGTTGGGTCTTGGGCCTTCTTTTATATTGCTGTAGAATAGGTGGGTGTTGGGCCTCATACGTAACACTTTACTGGCTGAAGACCAGTCTATCTCATGTAGAGTAGAGGCCAGCAATAGTGATCAGgtatttgttgtgtttaaagttttatctttttatctccatatgtctatatattgttttgtgtgtATGGATTTAACGAATCTAGACCAATGGataaaggttttttttataattttttgttttgttttgatagaTGAATTCAGGCTCCTATTTCCAGTCTATCTCAGGCAAAGGTAGAGTAGAGGCCAGCACCAAAGATCCGgtatttgttgtgtttaaagttttatctttttatctccaaaggtttatatattaaacttataTAAATGGTGAATCTGGATAGGTTGATGATCAAGGTCCATCAGATGAAATTCATTCCCATAATGGCCccttatatataaatgatgaGGAGGGAGCGAATGAAACGGTTTGTCATTCTCAATAATGCaaatgaatttggttttgtaacaTATATTCTAGGATAttaggaaactaaatataaataactaGCAGGAAAGAAGCTATCCTCGACCTCTTCTTAAAAGAGGAAGAGACGGAATACTTAGAAGTGaaggaaaattaaaacaaaggTTATATTTACTCCATCTTCTCGCACCAGAAAAATGCAGGggaacaagaaacaaaaataccGCTTGATAGCCTCGATTTTGAAGGAAACGAAgccaaaaggaaaagaaaatacaaatcaacCTTCTTCAatagtttagttttcttatgttCTTGTTACGTTTTTATTCAGATCTTTATTCAGTTAAGAAACGAATTCTATGGAGTCTTTCATTAGttttatcaatatattaatttacataatataatttataacttCGTATCCAAATTCCTAAATCAGTGACTTGCCTGATGAATTGCTGGTGGAGATATTAACGTTTCTTCCAACAAAAGCTGTTGTATACCTTAAACATGCAATTTCCTTTTACATCTACCAATCAATTTTGAGTGTCTGATGGGTGCATTGATCTCTATGGCATTATCAAAGTCATATAAGGCTATGAGAAATCTGGTAACATGATCTCCTTCTGAAGCtttataagcttttataaCGCTTCTTCTAAAGGgtttataagcttttataaCGCTTAACGCTTTGTCAGTTCGTCTGAAGTTTGGCCGTGGGGACCCCCTCTCCATCGTGGATTCTCTCTCCGGCATGGAGAGCTCAAGCTCTCGGGGACACTCCGGAGGTTTCCTCTGTGGAGACTGAGGACGATTTCTGCGCCACCACCTCGTTTGGGTCTAACTCTAACTCCTTTCCAACCGGTTTCTCTTTTCCAGAGAATGTCATACCTGACACATATGgaaggtaaaaaaaatcttcctACTAAATCGACATGTTagaattcaattattttcgTTCAAGGTATAAATTATTCCTTTCAGTTATACACactttaaaattatgaaagacTAGATGGTGAGCAAAATGATTCTTGATAACAATGGATTTCTTACTATCTAGTGGTagttaaaaaacatattttgtgtttgtttttccacatattgtgtttgttttccaaaacCGCTCAATTGCGAAAGCTTAAATGTTGTGTATAGGGAGGCTGAGAACAAGGAGGAGGTAACAAATTACTTAGATGCAATTCTTGAGGAGCTTATTCTTGAGATGACTGAGCATAGCTTAGATGTGGTTTTGGAGGCTAAGCAAGATATCTGTAGGATATATGGATTTGATCCTCAAAGTTCTCCAATGCACATAGTGAGCCAAGGTGAGTCACTAATTCGGATGGTATTTCTGAGCCATAACAATTAATATTACAAAAGCTTAGAAACTTCTTATAAATGGCTCATACAAGCTTTTAaacatcttataaaaatattataaaagctttttataagatgtttATAAGCGCTTTTATAAGATGTTTGTAAGCTTCTTCTAAAGGGTTCAGTATAAGCTTTTATTACGCTTCTTCTGAAAAATTATAAGCTTTTACAACGTTTCTTCTAAAGGGTTCAGTATTAGCtttataagcttttataaCGTTTCTTCTGAAGGGTTCAGTATTAGCtttataagcttttataaCGCTTCTTCGGAAGGGTTTCTAAGCTTTTCTAACGCTTAACGCATCGTCAGTTCGTCAGAAGGGTTCAGTATAAGCTTTATAAGCTTCTTCTTAGATAAgcttttataagaaaatttaagttat
It encodes the following:
- a CDS encoding uncharacterized protein (unknown protein; Has 22 Blast hits to 16 proteins in 5 species: Archae - 0; Bacteria - 0; Metazoa - 0; Fungi - 0; Plants - 22; Viruses - 0; Other Eukaryotes - 0 (source: NCBI BLink).), which translates into the protein MGEQKKSTKTAMHMKKFMSWKVDRRVSELVQATYFKNFLKFEESKHKLNLPLLTAVMSFFDDKQKAFSFPAENSMVDFGLEDILYITGLPIDGKQIKWQPYSKVELPEYTSQLRMVFAQVPCICFNTIAYNCPGTFFKQLGQEESDIRVPPEIKPNLASKLSRHKDKDWREHNSFYSQMNLAWEKRDNRLVYQRHNEESEMNFGFHSRSISGRGGVEAITNDPVDNQDESDEIPFPISVENFTGASNNDQNRWVLGLIRNTLLAEDQSISCRVEASNSDQMNSGSYFQSISGKGRVEASTKDPVFVVFKVLSFYLQSLAVGTPSPSWILSPAWRAQALGDTPEVSSVETEDDFCATTSFGSNSNSFPTGFSFPENVIPDTYGREAENKEEVTNYLDAILEELILEMTEHSLDVVLEAKQDICRIYGFDPQSSPMHIVSQGESLIRMVFLSHNN